The following coding sequences lie in one Saccharomyces mikatae IFO 1815 strain IFO1815 genome assembly, chromosome: 10 genomic window:
- the BAT2 gene encoding branched-chain-amino-acid transaminase BAT2 (similar to Saccharomyces cerevisiae BAT2 (YJR148W) and BAT1 (YHR208W); ancestral locus Anc_4.389), with translation MTLAPLSAQKVKIITTEHPSAPKPNDQLVFGKSFTDHMLTVEWSSEKGWGTPEIKPYQNLSLDPSAFVFHYAFELFEGMKAYRTVDNKITMFRPDMNMERMNKSAQRICLPTFDPEELITLIGKLIQQDKHLIPEGKGYSLYIRPTLIGTTASLGVSTPDKALLYVICSPVGPYYKTGFKAVKLEATDYATRAWPGGCGDKKLGANYAPCVLPQLQAASRGYQQNLWLFGPNNNITEVGTMNAFFVFEDSETGKKELVTAPLDGTILEGVTRDSIIHLAKERLDPNEWTISERYCSIGEVVEKSKNGNLLEAFGSGTAAIVSPIKEIGWKGEQINIPLLPGEQSGPVTKKFAQWINQIQYGEVKHGNWSRVITDLY, from the coding sequence ATGACCTTAGCACCCTTAAGCGCCCAGAAAGTTAAAATTATCACCACAGAGCACCCATCGGCGCCAAAACCAAATGATCAATTGGTGTTTGGCAAGAGCTTTACTGACCATATGCTAACTGTGGAGTGGAGTTCCGAAAAAGGGTGGGGTACCCCAGAGATCAAGCCCTATCAAAACTTGTCATTGGACCCTTCTGCATTTGTTTTCCATTATGCGTTTGAATTATTCGAAGGGATGAAGGCTTACAGAACGGTGGATAATAAAATCACAATGTTTCGTCCAGACATGAATATGGAGCGCATGAACAAGTCTGCACAAAGGATCTGTCTGCCAACGTTTGACCCAGAAGAATTGATTACCTTGATCGGTAAGCTAATCCAGCAAGATAAGCACTTGATTCCAGAAGGCAAGGGTTACTCTTTATACATCAGGCCTACATTAATTGGCACTACTGCTAGTCTAGGGGTGTCCACGCCTGACAAGGCCTTGCTCTATGTTATCTGTTCTCCTGTGGGTCCATACTACAAGACTGGTTTCAAGGCGGTTAAACTGGAAGCCACCGATTATGCCACAAGAGCTTGGCCAGGAGGCTGTGGTGACAAGAAGCTAGGTGCAAATTATGCTCCCTGTGTTCTCCCACAATTACAAGCAGCTTCAAGGGGCTACCAACAAAATTTGTGGCTCTTTGGCCCCAATAACAACATTACTGAGGTGGGTACCATGAACGCCTTTTTTGTGTTTGAAGATAGCGAAACAGGCAAGAAGGAGCTAGTTACTGCTCCACTGGATGGCACCATTCTAGAAGGGGTTACTAGAGACTCCATTATACATCTTGCAAAGGAGAGACTCGACCCAAACGAATGGACTATTAGTGAACGCTACTGCTCCATAGGTGAAGTCGTAGAGAAATCCAAGAACGGTAATCTATTGGAGGCCTTCGGTTCTGGTACTGCTGCAATTGTTTCTCCCATCAAGGAAATTGGCTGGAAGGGTGAACAAATTAATATTCCGTTGTTGCCAGGTGAACAAAGTGGTCCAGTAACTAAGAAATTTGCACAATGGATTAATCAAATTCAATACGGCGAAGTCAAACATGGGAACTGGTCGAGGGTTATAACCGATTTGTACTGA
- the SMKI10G3390 gene encoding putative nitronate monooxygenase (similar to Saccharomyces cerevisiae YJR149W), translating to MSNAFQKCFNLKYPIIQAPMAGVTTIDMAAKACIAGAMASLPLSHLDFRNFNDIEKFKSMISQFKNLVADENLEHNVNLNFFCHNIVDEPTNLQITNWVKLYRKSMDLPINSNEIDFNNGNVSFKAFERDYALQDFLKYLSNEFRPRIVSFHFGHPSKSTIEYLQKLGILIFVTATSVKEVNLLTSLGIDGIVCQGYEAGGHRGSFLINESKDDENLSTVQLVKRAVSELVAMKDKGIVRNTPFIIAAGGITDSQDISYMLSQQADAVQLGTALLGCNESNASKMFLAPFAPESRTRMVEIVSGKPARTISTPFIEKLLANFHGEELPPYGYIYDAFKQIRRIYPELANFILAGQGFQSVQSGISTDRKIDILGEKLR from the coding sequence ATGAGCAATGCTTTCCAAAAATGTTTCAACTTGAAATACCCTATTATTCAAGCCCCCATGGCAGGGGTAACAACTATTGATATGGCGGCCAAGGCTTGCATTGCAGGCGCCATGGCTTCCCTACCTTTGTCGCATTTAGAtttcagaaattttaacgatattgaaaaattcaagtcAATGATTTCACAGTTTAAAAACCTTGTGGCAGATGAAAATTTGGAGCATAATGTTAatttaaactttttttgcCATAACATTGTTGATGAACCAACCAATCTTCAAATAACCAACTGGGTCAAGCTGTATAGAAAGTCTATGGATTTGCCGATCAATAGCAATGAAATTGATTTTAATAATGGTAATGTCTCTTTCAAGgcttttgaaagagattATGCGcttcaagattttttgaagtatCTATCAAATGAATTTAGACCTAGAATTGTGAGCTTTCATTTTGGTCATCCATCAAAGTCTACAATAGAATATTTGCAAAAACTCGGAATTCTAATTTTTGTTACTGCTACATCAGTGAAAGAAGTTAATTTACTAACAAGTCTAGGCATTGATGGGATAGTGTGTCAAGGGTATGAAGCGGGAGGACATAGAGGGAGTTTTTTAATAAATGAATCCAAGGATGACGAAAATTTATCGACCGTACAACTAGTGAAAAGGGCTGTTTCTGAACTTGTTGCTATGAAAGATAAGGGTATTGTGCGCAATACTCCCTTCATCATCGCCGCAGGCGGTATAACGGATTCTCAAGATATATCGTACATGCTATCACAACAAGCAGATGCGGTTCAATTGGGGACCGCATTACTTGGTTGCAATGAATCCAATGCATCGAAAATGTTTTTAGCTCCGTTTGCCCCAGAATCAAGGACTAGAATGGTGGAAATAGTCTCTGGAAAGCCTGCTAGGACAATATCGACTCCGTTTATCGAAAAACTTTTAGCAAATTTTCATGGCGAGGAGCTTCCTCCATATGGTTACATATACGATGCATTCAAGCAAATAAGACGTATTTATCCAGAATTGGCTAACTTCATTTTGGCTGGGCAAGGATTCCAAAGTGTTCAATCAGGCATTTCAACAGACAGAAAGATTGATATTCTGGGTGAAAAGTTACGTTAA